The window GCGGCGCCGGGGAAACCCAGGCCTGCGGCACCGGCGCTTGTGCGGCGGCTGTCGCAGCAATCAGTCAGGGGTGGATGGATTCGCCGCTGTTGATCGACTTGCCCGGCGGGCGTCTGTCCATTGAATGGGCAGGCCCTGGCCAACCGGTGCTGATGACCGGTCCGGCAGTGCGTGTATACGAAGGACAAGTGCGTCTTTGAGTGAGCAGAAGCCATGACCGATAAGCCTCAGGTACCCGCCCGACAGTCCGACGAATCAGCGTCCGAGAGCCTGGAGGCGGCAGCGGTTGCCGCGTACCTGGAGGCTCATCCGGACTTCTTCGTCGAACATGAAGAATTGCTCCCGGCCTTGCGTATTCCGCATCAGCGCGGCGACACCGTATCGCTGGTCGAACGGCAAATGACCATCCTGCGCGACCGCAATGTCGAGATGCGTCACCGCCTCTCGCATTTGATGGATGTCGCCCGTGACAACGATCGGCTGTTCGACAAGACCCGCCGCCTGATCCTCTCGCTGATGGACGCCGCCAGCCTGGAAGACGTGGTCATCAGTGTCGAAGACAGCCTGCGTCAGGACTTTCAGGTGCCCTTCGTCAGCCTGATTCTGCTCGGCGACAACCCGGCGCCGGTCGGTCGCTGGGTGACCCACGCCGACGCACAAACGGCCATCGGCGGTTTGCTCACCGAAGGCAAAAGCGTCAGCGGCAACCTGCGCGAACATGAACTGGATTTCCTCTTCGGCGAAGAACAGCGCAAGCAGATCGGCTCGACCGCCGTGGTCGCGGTCAGCCATCAAGGCATCCACGGGATTCTGGCGATTGCCAGCCGTGATCCGCAGCACTACAAGAGCTCGGTCGGCACACTGTTCCTGAGCTACATCGCCGAAGTCATGGGCCGCGTGCTGCCACGGGTCAACAGCTCCCTGCGCTCGGTACGCTGAGCATGGAACGACAACTGGACGCTTACTGCGAACACCTGCGCAGTGAGCGGCAGGTGTCGCCGCACACGCTGTCGGCCTACCGCCGCGACCTCGATAAAGTCCTCGGCTGGTGCATCAAGCAGAACATCGGCAGCTGGGCCGCGCTGGATATTCAGCGCCTGCGCAGTCTGATCGCCCGCCTGCACGCGCAGGGCCAGTCCTCGCGCAGCCTCGCGCGACTGCTCTCGGCGGTGCGCGGGCTCTATCACTATCTGAATCGCGAAGGCCTCTGCGACCACGATCCGGCGACCGGTCTGGCGCCACCGAAAGGCGAACGTCGCCTGCCAAAAACACTCGACACCGACCGTGCATTGCAACTGCTTGAGGGCGCGGTCGAGGATGATTTTCTGGCGCGACGCGATCAGGCGGTTCTGGAGTTGTTCTATTCCTCCGGCCTGCGCCTTTCCGAACTGACCGGACTCAATCTTGATCAACTCGACCTCGCCGATGGCATGGTTCAGGTACTCGGCAAGGGCAGTAAAACCCGTCTGTTGCCGGTCGGTAAAAAAGCCCGTGAAGCCCTCGAACAATGGCTGCCTTTGCGGGCCATGACCAACCCGGCGGACGACGCCGTGTTCGTCAGCCAACAAGGCCGACGCCTCGGCCCACGGGCAATTCAGGTGCGGGTCAAACTGGCCGGCGAGCGTGAACTGGGGCAGAACCTGCACCCGCACATGCTGCGACATTCCTTTGCCAGCCATTTGCTGGAGTCCTCGCAGGACCTGCGCGCGGTGCAGGAACTGCTCGGCCACTCGGACATCAAGACCACGCAGATCTACACCCACCTGGACTTCCAGCACCTGGCGGCGGTCTACGACAGTGCCCACCCACGGGCCAAACGCATGAAAGGCGATGATTCATGAGCATCCAGTTGATCACTTTCGACCTCGACGACACCCTGTGGGACACCGCCCCGGTGATCGTCAGCGCCGAAGCGGTATTGCGCGAATGGTTGAGCGAACATGCACCGAACCTGGGCGCGGTACCGGTGGAACATCTGTGGGCGATTCGCGAGCGTGTATTGGCAAACGAGCCAGGGCTCAAGCATCGGATCAGTGCGTTACGCCGGCGGGTGTTGTTTCATGCGATGGAAGACGCTGGATACGCCCATGGCGAAGCCAACGACTTGGCAGACAAGGGTTTTGAAGTGTTTCTGCATGCGCGACATCAGATTGAGGTGTTTCCTGAAGTCGAGCCGGTGCTGGAGATTCTCGCCAATCATTACTCGCTTGGCGTGGTCACCAATGGCAATGCCGATGTAAGTCGGC of the Pseudomonas sp. Seg1 genome contains:
- the xerC gene encoding tyrosine recombinase XerC, whose translation is MERQLDAYCEHLRSERQVSPHTLSAYRRDLDKVLGWCIKQNIGSWAALDIQRLRSLIARLHAQGQSSRSLARLLSAVRGLYHYLNREGLCDHDPATGLAPPKGERRLPKTLDTDRALQLLEGAVEDDFLARRDQAVLELFYSSGLRLSELTGLNLDQLDLADGMVQVLGKGSKTRLLPVGKKAREALEQWLPLRAMTNPADDAVFVSQQGRRLGPRAIQVRVKLAGERELGQNLHPHMLRHSFASHLLESSQDLRAVQELLGHSDIKTTQIYTHLDFQHLAAVYDSAHPRAKRMKGDDS
- a CDS encoding DUF484 family protein → MTDKPQVPARQSDESASESLEAAAVAAYLEAHPDFFVEHEELLPALRIPHQRGDTVSLVERQMTILRDRNVEMRHRLSHLMDVARDNDRLFDKTRRLILSLMDAASLEDVVISVEDSLRQDFQVPFVSLILLGDNPAPVGRWVTHADAQTAIGGLLTEGKSVSGNLREHELDFLFGEEQRKQIGSTAVVAVSHQGIHGILAIASRDPQHYKSSVGTLFLSYIAEVMGRVLPRVNSSLRSVR
- a CDS encoding HAD-IA family hydrolase — protein: MSIQLITFDLDDTLWDTAPVIVSAEAVLREWLSEHAPNLGAVPVEHLWAIRERVLANEPGLKHRISALRRRVLFHAMEDAGYAHGEANDLADKGFEVFLHARHQIEVFPEVEPVLEILANHYSLGVVTNGNADVSRLGLADYFKFALCAEDIGIAKPDARLFHEALQRGGATAETAVHIGDHPGDDIAGAQQAGLRAIWFNPTGKVWEADRLPDAEVRSLTDLPAVLARWNAQH